The genome window TATCTTGACCTTTTTTCCCATAATCTACTGCTGTCTTCCGGATTAATGCTGCCACCTGTGCCGGGCTGTAATTCGGATGCTCGGATTTGATGACTGCAGCGATTCCAGCCACTTTTGGAGCTGCCATCGACGTTCCATGCATATAGGCATATCCCTTTAGATTGGAGGTAAAATACGGCGGAAGGTAGGTTGGCCATGTCGACAACGCACGGTAGCGGAAATCACGCTTATCGAGGTAGTCACCTTTCGGGTCTTCCCGATAAAGGGCGTCGTATTCTGGACCGTTGTCTCCGCCTGGCGCGGCGATGTCGATCGGATTGCCATAATTGGAATAAAACGCGATTTGATCCTTTGACCATTCATTGGAGGAAGACACCGTAATGACTCCTGGGAGCTGAGCAGGGACAACCCGGGAAGGCCCTTTGATATCCAATCCATAGGTGTCCTTCCAATATTCCTGCATGTCGTGCAAACTGCCCAGATCCCTCGAATCATTTCCGGCAGCAACGACTACTGTCACGCCCTTCTTAACGGCATATTGAACAGCCCGTTTATACGCCACGATGGAAGCAGAATCACCCTTTTCTCCATAATTCTGCGCCATCCAACGCCAGCCGCCCAGGGACATGTTCACTACGTCCACCTTGTCATTTGCCGCAGCTACCAGCGCATCCGTGATCCAGGATTGCTGCGCTCCGCCTGTCGCTCCGAATACTCGGTATGCGCGGACCGTCAGCTTAGGTCCAATCCCCAACACCTTGCCATCCGCTGCGATGGTACCAGCAACATGGGTGCCATGGCCGTTTTCATCCCACGCGTCATCTGTTCCCGGCACAAACGTCTTGCTGCCTTTCTCATCTGCATTTTTCTTCAAATCCGGATGATCAAAATCCAATCCGGTATCAATGATCCCGACGACCGTATCTGAATCTCCTTTGCTAATTTCATGCGAGTCAAAATCATGGGTCACCCGTTTCACATCCCACTGCAAATCGTGGTAATTTTGATCCGGGTCATCCCAGTCAGGCTGTGGAATGTCCGTAATCGGCTGGCCATCCGCTGCTTCTGGGTCCTCTTCGTCCAAGTGGATTTCCAGTTCTTCCTCCGCAGCGAGTACATCAGTGGATTCACGAAGCTTGTCCAAAAAGTTAGGATCATCCGAGCTGGCCGACACGATCCCAATCTCCTCAACCACCGTCTCAACCTCTCCACCTGCATCTTCAATCTGCTCTTCGAAATCATTTGGCAAATTGTCTTTCTTGAAAGCGATCAGGTAAGACGTCTCCTTGCTCTTCCCAAGTACAGGTGCTTGCACAGCAGAAAGCACGGTGGCCATCAGGCCTACCACCAACGTGGAATTCAAAAGGACAAGCTTGAGTGATTTTTTCAACGGACATTCTCCCTTCGGTAAATTAACTTTTACTTATATCATTGTAGGGATTTCCAATATCTTGCTCCAGAAAAATCGTTCGATGTGTTTCTGCACCAATGGACAAAAAGACGCAAAAAAACATCCCTTCCTACAGATCCAGGCTGTTGAAGAAGGGATGTTTGACGAATCACGCGTCTTTTATTTGTGTTATTGATTGCGCTTGTTGTTGCGGCGGCGCTCCTGATCCTCAGCTCGGCGCTGCGCGCGGTTTTTCGGATCGGCGTCTCCGGAAGTCTCTGAATCCGGGCGCTCGGAAGGTCCTGAAGTCTGCAGCTGATCTGGATCCATACCTTGACCTCGGATCACATCCTGACGCTCCAGGTTTTGGCTCACTTCCGCTTTCATGATGTACATAGCCACTTCTTCCTCGACAGCAGCGACCATGGACTGGAACATTTCATATCCTTCAAACTGGTACTCACGCAGCGGATCGTTCTGACCGTAAGCGCGCAGATGAATCCCTTGGCGAAGCTGATCCATCGCATCGATGTGATCCATCCACTTGCTGTCCACAGCGCGCAGGATAACGACTTTTTCAAACTCGCGAATCATATCGCCAATCTCTGCTTCACGCTGTGCATACTGCTTGGAGACTTCGTTTTTCAGGAGTTCCATGATTTCTTCCGCTTCTTTGCCTTTCAGCATCTTAGCGGTGATGGTTTCATCATGCAGGAACATGTTGTTGGCTGCATCCGCAAGTGCTTGGAGATCCCAATCCTCTGGCACCTCTTCTTTTGGACAATGCAGCTCGACATTGCGTTCCAGGACGCTGTTGATCATGCCAAGTGCGATTTCGCTCAGGTCCTCTTTCTCCAGGATGTCGCGACGCTGCTTGTAGATAACCAGACGCTGCTGGTTCATCACATCGTCGTACTGGAGTACGCCTTTACGCGCATCGAAGTTGGAGCCCTCTACCCGTTTCTGAGCAGATTCGACAGCACGTGTAACGAGACGGCTCTCGATCGGCATATCTTCTTCCATGCCGAGACGATCCATCATGTTCATGATGTTGTCCGCACCAAAACGGCGCATCAGCTCATCCTGCATCGAAAGGAAGAACTGGGAAGAACCAGGGTCCCCTTGGCGACCGGAACGACCGCGCAGCTGGTTGTCGATCCGACGGCTCTCGTGGCGCTCGGTACCGATGATGTGCAAGCCGCCCAGGTCAGCGACTCCCTCACCCAGCTGAATGTCCGTACCACGTCCCGCCATGTTCGTCGCGATCGTGACGGCACCGTATTGACCCGCACGTGCTACGATCTCGGCTTCTCGCGCATGCTGCTTTGCATTCAGGACGTTGTGCGGTACGCCTTTTTGCTTCAGCATTTGCGAAAGACGCTCGGAGTTTTCGATGGAAATGGTACCGACCAGAATCGGTTGCCCTTTTTTATGACGCTCTACAATGTCGTTTACCACTGCACGATACTTCGCTGCTTCCGTTTTGAACACCAAGTCAGGCAAGTCCTCACGTGCGACTGGTTTGTTCGTCGGAATGACGACAACGTCGAGTCCGTAGATCTTTTTGAATTCCTCTTCTTCCGTTTTCGCCGTTCCGGTCATACCGGACAGCTTTTGATACATACGGAAGTAGTTTTGCAGGGTGATGGTCGCCAGCGTCATGCTCTCGCTCTGAACGCGCAGACCCTCTTTCGCTTCGATCGCTTGGTGGAGACCGTCGCTGTAACGACGCCCTACCATCAGACGACCGGTAAATTCGTCGACGATCACAACTTCGCCTTCCTGAACGACATAGTCCACGTCGCGTTTGAACAGGACTTGCGCTTTCAGTGCAGCCGTAATGTGATGGTTCAACGTCATATGTGCCGTATCGTACAGGTTTTCGATATTGAACGCCTGCTCTACCTTGCTCACGCCGTCATCGGTCAAGGACACGATTTTCAGCTTTTCATCAATCGTGAAATCCTTTTCCAGCTCCAGACGTTTTACAAAGTGGGAGCAGATGTAGTACAGCTCCGTCGAACGATTCGCAGAGCCGGAAATGATCAACGGCGTACGCGCTTCGTCGATCAGGATGCTGTCCACCTCGTCAATGATGGCATAGAAGAGCGGACGCTGAACCATCTGTTCCTTGTACAGCACCATGTTGTCGCGCAGGTAGTCAAAGCCAAATTCGTTGTTGGTTCCGTAGGTAATATCGCAAGCGTAGGCTTCACGCTTTTCTTCCGCGCTAAGTCCGTTCTTGTTCAAACCGACGGTGAGGCCCAAGAAGTTGTAGAGTTGACCCATGATGGTCGAGTCGCGCTCGGCCAAGTATTCGTTCACCGTAACGACGTGAACCCCTTTTCCCAGCAATGCGTTGAGGTAAGTGGCCAGTGTCGCTACGAGGGTTTTCCCTTCCCCCGTCTTCATCTCGGAAATGCGTCCTTCCTGCAGGACCATACCACCGATGAGCTGCACATCAAAGTGCCTCATGCCGAGGACCCGCTTGGATGCTTCCCGAACGACGGCAAACGCTTCATTCAAAATCTTGTCCAGATCTTCCCCGTTTTGCAGGCGAGCTTTGAATTCTTCTGTCTTTTCCCGCAGCTGCTCATCGGATAGAGCCGCTATGCTTGGTTCAAGCGAATTGATCGATTCTACGCGCTTAAACATTTTTTTGACTTCGCGCTCATTGCTATCGCCAAAAATCTTTTTAACGAGTCCTAACATGAGGACACCCCTTCCATATGCTCTCAAGTGAAAAACGGTACTTTCGCTCCCCCTTGAGAGGGCTCCAAAATATCCCTGAAACAGGGATACAGATTTTCCGAAAATAAACTCTCTCTAAAAATCTATTTTAACAAATCTGTTCACATATACACAAGTAAAGGGAGTTGCCAATAGCAACTCCCTAGTCTTATACGAGTGATAGGCTATAAAGTTTCGTTATTTGGGTTCGATCAAACCGTAGCGACCATCATTGCGACGGTACACCACACTCACATCGTTCGTGTCGGTATTTTGGAAGACAAAGAAGTTGTGTCCCAACATATCCATTTGCATGACAGCTTCGTGAGTATCCATTGGTTTTAGATCAAAGCGCTTGGTTCGGACGATGTCGATATACACATCTTCCTCATCGCTTCCATCAGCCAGCGCCACTGCTACCGGTTGGCTTTCACGTCCCCCCGCTTTGCTAGCAGAATCAATTCTCAATTTTCGCATTAACTTGGTTTTGTGCTTGCGAATTTGACGCTCCAGTTTTTCTACTACCAGATCGATAGCAGCGTACATGTCTTCATGCGTTTCCTCTGCCCGGATAATGACTCCGCCAAGCGGGATCGTTACCTCGATCGTCCCCTCGCCCCGATGAACGCGCATCGTGACTTGAGCATCGGTAGGCTGAGTGCTTTCAAAGTATTTTTCGAGACGGCCGACTTTCTTTTCCACATACTCTCGTAGTGCTTCGGTGACTTGAATGTTTTCTCCACGAATGTTAAATTTCATGGTTCCAACCTCCTTCCGTCTATATAAAGGTATTCGGCGCAATTGTAAATAATCCTCCTGTTTCTCTTCAAAAAACGCACACAAAATTTTTACAATCACTCAACAATCGACAGAATTTTACCAATACTTACTACTTTCCCTATGATATAATACCTTAGTAGTCACTCACACAACCATATTTCGCGGTCGTATATCGCACAGGAGGAATCCTCATGGCAGAGGTGAAACCTTCCCACTCTATTATCGGAGCTACACTCGCGCAAGACGTTTACAACGAGTATGGCCTGCTGCTCTTACCCGCAGGCGTTGTATTGCAGCAGAGTGACTTACGGCTACTAGAAGCCCATCAAATCAATAAGGTAATGCTCGCCGCGGCGGGCGAGGCTCCTGAGATGCCCGAGCCGACCCTCCATTGGAACGAAGCGCAAGCCACCCGCCAATACGTGATAGCCGTTCAGCAAACGGAGGGGCTGTTCAAGCAGATCGCTTCGGGCAGTGTCCCTTCCTTGAAGCAATTTAACGAGGCTTTTTACCCCATGCTGGATGCTGTACTTCAGCGCTGGGACTTTCTGCGCTTTATCTACATAAAAGAAGGCACGGACAACTATACGTACCGCCATTCCTTGAATGTCGGCATTGTCGCCGCCCTCCTCGGCAAGCTTATGGGGAAATCGGAGGAAGACATCTACTTTTTGGGGCAAGCCGGATTGCTGCATGACGTCGGGAAAATGATGATACCCGATGAGCTGTTGTCAAAACCGGAGAGCCTGACGGATGAAGAATACGCGATCATGAAACGTCACACGAAATACGGCAGCCAGTTGCTCCGCACGATGGAACATGCCAACGAGCTGATGGCTTTATGTGCCCTGCTCCATCACGAGCGTCTGGACGGTTCGGGCTATCCGGAGGGACGCACGAGTGAAACCATCCCTTTTGAATGCCAGATCATCAGCGTTGCGGATGTTTTTGACGCCATCTGTACGGATCGGGTGTATCGCAAGGGCACGTCTCCATTTGAAGCTGCCAACATCTTGTGGGAGCAGGCCTGTACGGGTAAATTAAATGCCTTGGTCGTGTCCCGCTTCATTCATTACATCGTTCTGTTGTACGTAGGCTCCAAAGCCGTTCTGAACAGCGGCGATGACGTGGAAATTATTATGATTCATCACGACGAGCCGATGAGACCTCTTGTCCGCCGCGGCGAGGATTTCCTGGACTTGCGCCAGCATCGCCATTTGCGCATCCAAAAAATGATCAGTTAACATACCAATCCCCCTGTACCCGTTCAATGGGCCAGGGGGATTTCATGTTTTCTACAATTTAACGACGTTGGCAGCCTGTGGTCCGCGATCGCCTTCCACAATATCAAACTCTACCGCTTGTCCCTCTTCCAGACTGCGAAACCCGTCTGACTGAATCGCTGAGAAGTGGACAAACACATCATCGCCACCCTCGCGCTCGATGAAACCGAAACCTTTTTCTGCATTAAACCATTTTACTTTGCCTTGCATGAAACAGCACAACCCTTTCTTTTGCCAAAAATTAGGATAGATATCCTGCATGGTTCGATTCTAGTTTACCCAAAAACAGGAAGCCCATTCCTTTATTTAGGGGTATATCGTTTCTCCAAGCCTCGGACGACGACACGGGAGAGGAAAATGGTCAGAAGCAGATAGATCGCCCCGGAGGTGAGATACGGAGGGAAACGCTCGAATGTATTTTTGGCGACGTTGAACGCTGCATACCCGAGCTCTGGTGTCGCAATAATCGCCAGTAAAGAAGAGTCCTTCAAAAGGGCAATAAACTCATTTCCGAGTGCCGGCAGCATGCGCAAAAAAGCCTGCGGGATAAGAATCAGCCTCATTGCCATTCCTTTGCCCATCCCGAGTGACCTGGCCGCTTCCATTTGCCCCGGATCGATGGACTGGATCCCCGCTCGGAAGATTTCCGCGATATAGGCGGCAGCATTCAAGGTCAAGGCCACAAACCCGGAAAAGAGAGCTTCCGGCACTTTCGCCTCTGGAAAAAAGATCCCCCAGACCCCTGGAATCACCGCGGTATGAATCAATAAGATTTGCAGAAACAAAGGCGTACCGCGGAACAGCTCCACATAAACAGCTGAAGGAGCTTTCAAATACACCTTGTCCGACAATTTACCCAATCCAATGAACAGACCTAATATGGTCCCGCAAACGATTGCTACCGTCGTCAGGAGAATCGTATTGAACACACCTCGTATGAATAATTCCCGATAATCGTAGACTACGCTCCAATCCATACCCATGCCTCCTCTCGATGCAACCCGTCAAGGCACAAGGAACGGGTACGCCATTTGACGCACCCGCCGAGTGCAATTGCTGCTGTCTTATTGACCGAAATATTTGTCGTTGATTTCTTTCAACTTGCCGTTTTCCTTGATCGTCTTCATGCCTTGGTTGATCTTGTTCAGCAAGTCGGCGTTGCCTTTTTTGACGATGATTCCGTAGTGCTCGACTTCAAAGGAATCGTCCTTGATCAGCTTGAATTTCTTGTCTTTCATCTTTTTCGCATAGTCCTGCAGAACCGCGTTATCCGCGACAACCGCATCTACACGACCAATAAAGAAGTCATCCACAGCGGACGGCGTATCGTCGTACCCTTTTATGCCTTCGTACGTATCTCCAAATGCCTTCTTCACGACTTGCTCACCAGTGGTGGCCGATTGTACCCCGATCTTTTTGCCTTTGAGATCCGCCAGTTTGGCGACGGTCGAATCTTCAGGCAACAGAATCAACTGGTTTGCCTCAAAATAAGGATCCGAGAAATCATATTTTTGTTTGCGCTCGTCGGTAATCGTTACTGCGGAAATTCCCAAATCGACATTTCCTTTGTCAATGCCGTCAAACAATGGATCCCAGCCGGTATTCTTCACTTCAATCTTGATGCCGGCAGCATCCGCTACAGCTTGGACGACATCGATGTCAAAGCCCGTGATTTTGTCTGCTTCCATTTTTTCAAATGGAGGGTAGGCTGCGTCTGTACCGACCACATATACTTTGCTATCTCCTGCTGCCGAGCCAGAGCCGCCTCCTGAAGCTTGTTGACCACCCGATCCACAGGCCGAGACCAAAAGTCCCACCCCTACGGTCAACGCAAGTGTTGCCAACCACTTTTTCCCGTTCTTCACCTGTAAAACCCCCTTGATATTCTATCTCTGTTTTACATTTGTCCCCAACAATATCCACAACATAATCATGTGTTTATTGCGTTCTCCACAGAGATATCCACATTATCCACATCGAGTTGTGCACAAGCTGGGCATAACAATTTCTTGCTCGTTGCACGGCTGTTTTGGAGATCCAACGACCGTGCCCAGCAAGAAGTTGCCAGAAAAAAAAGAAAGATTCCTGTCAGATATACTTCTCTCTGATACACAGGAATCCTTCTTTTCAACAAAACTATTTGCAGAAAAATACGAATTATTCTTTTTCCGCTAAAATGATAATCTCCACTCTTCTATTCTTTGCACGGTTCTCTTCATTGGAATTATCCACGAGTGGCTTGTATTCCCCCAGCCCCGCAACCGTAAACCGCGAAGACGGTAAAGTATACGCATCAACCATTTCACGCATTACCGCAATAGCGCGCCCCGTCGACAGCTCCCAGTTCGTTTTGTAGGAGCTGTGCGCAATCGGCACATCATCCGTGTACCCCTCGATACGCACCCGATTGCCAAAACTCTTCAATACCCCCGCTACCGTACCGACCACTTGCTTCCCTTGCTGCTTCAGATCTGCCGAACCACTCGGGAACAGAATGCTCACCGGAAGACGGATACGCAAGCCTTCTTCCGTTTCTTCATAATCGAGATTCAGTTCTGCCAAGGCGGAGGATAGCTGTGTCCGGACCGTCTCCATGTCCCGTTCGGCAGCGTCGGTTTCTGTCGAGCCAACTGGCGGTGGCGGCGGCGCGGCATCCGGGATCTGTGGCGTCTCCCCCTCCGAGCCCGTCAGCAGCTTCTTCTGCGCCTCCAGCTGGTGCACTTCCCGCTGCAGCTCCAGCTTTTGCAGATTCAACAGATCCAGACTCTCATGGACCTGCTGCAATGTCGCCTGCTGCTTCGCGGTTTCTTTTTGCGCCTCTGCTCGCTGCGTCTGGAGGTTTGCCGCTTGCGAAGCCGCTATAATCACCACAATGACAAACAACAGCGTAATCAGGTCGCTATAACTGAGCAGCCAGCTCTTTTCCAGCTCCTTTTCATCGTAAAGCCGGTCGTCATGCATAGCGATCCTGCCTCTCAATCGTTCCTTTCATGCTGCCCGCCTCTTTGACCAGCACCAGCTTCTGGTCGCCCGGCAGGAACGAATTCAATTTTTCAAACAACAGACGCGGCGTCTCCATCCGCTGCAAGCCGACGCAGCCCTCGATGTAGAGACGCTTTTCAAACATCTCCCGGTCGTACAGATCCATCATCCGGTAGTAGCATGGCAGCGCGAACAGGTTGGCCAGCAGCGCCCCGTACAACGTCGCTACGACGGCTGCGCTCAGGCTGTGGCCCGTTACGGTAAAGTCGGAGAGAGATTTCAAGACGCCCGTCATCCCCAATAGCGTTCCGACCAGCCCCATCCCAGGAGCAAGCAAGCTAATCAAGCGGAAAAAGCCCGCCGCTTGCTGGTAGCGATACTGCTCCCCTTTGAGCTCGTTTTCCAGGATGAGACGCAGCTCGTCCTCCGGCACCCCCTCGATCGCAAGCAAGCTGCCGCGCTGCACGAAAGAGTCTTTTTCCTGCTGGAGCTCTTTTTCCAGCGTGATGTAGCCCTGCTCCTTTTGCACCAGCGCATAGTAGTAGAAGCGCTTGATCGTATCCTCGACGTTGCTCTCCCGGCCGTGGATCAAGAGGCGCGTGATTTTTTTCAGGTCCAGGTGCTTGCGCTTGATCGCGTAGGAGATCACGACAGACAACGCTACCAGCTCGATGGCTGTCGGGTTCAACAGATCGGCGATACTGCCGTTCAGGTAGACCGCGTGTATGAAGATGAGAAGGACGGCTCCGATTAGGAGGAGCGAGCGGCGTTTTGTGGACAATGGTGTCACCTTCCTAGTGTTCTTTCAGAAAACTGTTTACTTTGGTATATCGGTTAGATTGAATTTAATTATTATAGCAAAGGTTTTCCAAGCCGATAAAGGAAAGATAGAATCTGACA of Brevibacillus choshinensis contains these proteins:
- a CDS encoding S8 family serine peptidase: MKKSLKLVLLNSTLVVGLMATVLSAVQAPVLGKSKETSYLIAFKKDNLPNDFEEQIEDAGGEVETVVEEIGIVSASSDDPNFLDKLRESTDVLAAEEELEIHLDEEDPEAADGQPITDIPQPDWDDPDQNYHDLQWDVKRVTHDFDSHEISKGDSDTVVGIIDTGLDFDHPDLKKNADEKGSKTFVPGTDDAWDENGHGTHVAGTIAADGKVLGIGPKLTVRAYRVFGATGGAQQSWITDALVAAANDKVDVVNMSLGGWRWMAQNYGEKGDSASIVAYKRAVQYAVKKGVTVVVAAGNDSRDLGSLHDMQEYWKDTYGLDIKGPSRVVPAQLPGVITVSSSNEWSKDQIAFYSNYGNPIDIAAPGGDNGPEYDALYREDPKGDYLDKRDFRYRALSTWPTYLPPYFTSNLKGYAYMHGTSMAAPKVAGIAAVIKSEHPNYSPAQVAALIRKTAVDYGKKGQDKYFGAGEANIFEALED
- a CDS encoding HD-GYP domain-containing protein — protein: MAEVKPSHSIIGATLAQDVYNEYGLLLLPAGVVLQQSDLRLLEAHQINKVMLAAAGEAPEMPEPTLHWNEAQATRQYVIAVQQTEGLFKQIASGSVPSLKQFNEAFYPMLDAVLQRWDFLRFIYIKEGTDNYTYRHSLNVGIVAALLGKLMGKSEEDIYFLGQAGLLHDVGKMMIPDELLSKPESLTDEEYAIMKRHTKYGSQLLRTMEHANELMALCALLHHERLDGSGYPEGRTSETIPFECQIISVADVFDAICTDRVYRKGTSPFEAANILWEQACTGKLNALVVSRFIHYIVLLYVGSKAVLNSGDDVEIIMIHHDEPMRPLVRRGEDFLDLRQHRHLRIQKMIS
- the secA gene encoding preprotein translocase subunit SecA, encoding MLGLVKKIFGDSNEREVKKMFKRVESINSLEPSIAALSDEQLREKTEEFKARLQNGEDLDKILNEAFAVVREASKRVLGMRHFDVQLIGGMVLQEGRISEMKTGEGKTLVATLATYLNALLGKGVHVVTVNEYLAERDSTIMGQLYNFLGLTVGLNKNGLSAEEKREAYACDITYGTNNEFGFDYLRDNMVLYKEQMVQRPLFYAIIDEVDSILIDEARTPLIISGSANRSTELYYICSHFVKRLELEKDFTIDEKLKIVSLTDDGVSKVEQAFNIENLYDTAHMTLNHHITAALKAQVLFKRDVDYVVQEGEVVIVDEFTGRLMVGRRYSDGLHQAIEAKEGLRVQSESMTLATITLQNYFRMYQKLSGMTGTAKTEEEEFKKIYGLDVVVIPTNKPVAREDLPDLVFKTEAAKYRAVVNDIVERHKKGQPILVGTISIENSERLSQMLKQKGVPHNVLNAKQHAREAEIVARAGQYGAVTIATNMAGRGTDIQLGEGVADLGGLHIIGTERHESRRIDNQLRGRSGRQGDPGSSQFFLSMQDELMRRFGADNIMNMMDRLGMEEDMPIESRLVTRAVESAQKRVEGSNFDARKGVLQYDDVMNQQRLVIYKQRRDILEKEDLSEIALGMINSVLERNVELHCPKEEVPEDWDLQALADAANNMFLHDETITAKMLKGKEAEEIMELLKNEVSKQYAQREAEIGDMIREFEKVVILRAVDSKWMDHIDAMDQLRQGIHLRAYGQNDPLREYQFEGYEMFQSMVAAVEEEVAMYIMKAEVSQNLERQDVIRGQGMDPDQLQTSGPSERPDSETSGDADPKNRAQRRAEDQERRRNNKRNQ
- a CDS encoding motility protein A, producing the protein MSTKRRSLLLIGAVLLIFIHAVYLNGSIADLLNPTAIELVALSVVISYAIKRKHLDLKKITRLLIHGRESNVEDTIKRFYYYALVQKEQGYITLEKELQQEKDSFVQRGSLLAIEGVPEDELRLILENELKGEQYRYQQAAGFFRLISLLAPGMGLVGTLLGMTGVLKSLSDFTVTGHSLSAAVVATLYGALLANLFALPCYYRMMDLYDREMFEKRLYIEGCVGLQRMETPRLLFEKLNSFLPGDQKLVLVKEAGSMKGTIERQDRYA
- a CDS encoding amino acid ABC transporter permease, which codes for MDWSVVYDYRELFIRGVFNTILLTTVAIVCGTILGLFIGLGKLSDKVYLKAPSAVYVELFRGTPLFLQILLIHTAVIPGVWGIFFPEAKVPEALFSGFVALTLNAAAYIAEIFRAGIQSIDPGQMEAARSLGMGKGMAMRLILIPQAFLRMLPALGNEFIALLKDSSLLAIIATPELGYAAFNVAKNTFERFPPYLTSGAIYLLLTIFLSRVVVRGLEKRYTPK
- a CDS encoding OmpA/MotB family protein, encoding MHDDRLYDEKELEKSWLLSYSDLITLLFVIVVIIAASQAANLQTQRAEAQKETAKQQATLQQVHESLDLLNLQKLELQREVHQLEAQKKLLTGSEGETPQIPDAAPPPPPVGSTETDAAERDMETVRTQLSSALAELNLDYEETEEGLRIRLPVSILFPSGSADLKQQGKQVVGTVAGVLKSFGNRVRIEGYTDDVPIAHSSYKTNWELSTGRAIAVMREMVDAYTLPSSRFTVAGLGEYKPLVDNSNEENRAKNRRVEIIILAEKE
- the cspD gene encoding cold-shock protein CspD → MQGKVKWFNAEKGFGFIEREGGDDVFVHFSAIQSDGFRSLEEGQAVEFDIVEGDRGPQAANVVKL
- the hpf gene encoding ribosome hibernation-promoting factor, HPF/YfiA family; the encoded protein is MKFNIRGENIQVTEALREYVEKKVGRLEKYFESTQPTDAQVTMRVHRGEGTIEVTIPLGGVIIRAEETHEDMYAAIDLVVEKLERQIRKHKTKLMRKLRIDSASKAGGRESQPVAVALADGSDEEDVYIDIVRTKRFDLKPMDTHEAVMQMDMLGHNFFVFQNTDTNDVSVVYRRNDGRYGLIEPK
- a CDS encoding basic amino acid ABC transporter substrate-binding protein; the protein is MKNGKKWLATLALTVGVGLLVSACGSGGQQASGGGSGSAAGDSKVYVVGTDAAYPPFEKMEADKITGFDIDVVQAVADAAGIKIEVKNTGWDPLFDGIDKGNVDLGISAVTITDERKQKYDFSDPYFEANQLILLPEDSTVAKLADLKGKKIGVQSATTGEQVVKKAFGDTYEGIKGYDDTPSAVDDFFIGRVDAVVADNAVLQDYAKKMKDKKFKLIKDDSFEVEHYGIIVKKGNADLLNKINQGMKTIKENGKLKEINDKYFGQ